Below is a window of Sulfitobacter sp. SK012 DNA.
AGTGGGACACCCTTCCCCAACGAAGGGCGCTTATCTGGAAGGATAGCATCAATGGCTATGACAACACCCGGCACGCGGCCGGCAAATCCGCGTTTTTCTTCTGGCCCCTGTGCCAAACCCCCCACATATGATTTAGCAAAGCTATCGGGCGCGCCTTTGGGCCGAAGCCACCGCGCGGCTCCGGGCAAGGCAAAACTGCTCGAGGCGATTGAAGCAACGCGCGAGGTGCTGGGCATCCCTGCGGACTACCGCATTGGGATTGTGCCCGCCTCTGACACCGGCGCCTTTGAGATGGCGATGTGGTCGCTGCTGGGCGAACGCCCTGCCCAAATGGTCGCTTGGGAGAGCTTTGGCGCGGGCTGGGTCACAGATGTGGTCAAACAGCTCAAGATCGACGCAACCACCCACACCGCTGAGTACGGCGAGATCGTGGACATGGCGGCGCTCAACTATGACAATGACGTTTGTTTTACGTGGAACGGCACGACGTCTGGCGTGCGGATGCCACATGGCGACATGATCTCAATAGATCGCGCTGGGCTAACCCTGTGTGATGCGACATCTGCTGCATTTGCGATGGATTTGCCCTGGGACAAACTAGATGCGACGACCTTCTCTTGGCAAAAAGTGTTGGGTGGTGAAGCTGCCCATGGCGTGCTGGTCCTTAGCCCCCGCGCTGTAGAACGGCTGGAAAGCTATACGCCTGCTTGGCCGATGCCAAAGATCTTTCGACTGACCAAAGGTGGAAAGTTGATCGAGGGCATTTTTAGGGGCGAAACAATCAACACGCCTTCAATGCTTTGCGTCGAAGATTACCTCTTTGCGCTGGATTGGGCCAAATCGGTTGGCGGCCTAGAAGGCATGATTGCTCGGGCCGATGCCAATGCAAGCGCCATCACCGAGTTTGTAAATGAGCACAACTGGATTGAGTTTCTTGCCGTTGATCCGGCAACCCGGTCCAACACATCTGTCTGTCTGAAGTTCAATGATGACCGGATTGTAGATGGTGGTGCCTTTGCAAAAGCGGTGGCCAAGCGCCTCGCGGATGAAGATGTTGCACTCGATATCGGTGCATATCGTGACGCGCCAGCCGGTCTGCGGATATGGTGTGGTGGCACGGTAGAGACTGCCGATATCGACGCAATGTTGCCATGGCTAGCTTGGGCTTTTGAAGCAGAAATCAACGCCTAGGAAGCGGTGGGCAGATTGCCCACCCAACCCGACTTTTCCCAAATTATATGGCAGGCATTTGCCTGCTGCCCCTTCGATAAAGGACCACCGACATGGCCCCCAAAGTACTTATCTCCGACAAACTATCCGCCGCTGCCGTCCAGATCTTTAAGGACCGCGGCATTGATGTCGATTTTCAACCCGATCTAGGCAAGGATAAAGACAAGCTCGCCGCGATCATCGGGAACTACGACGGGCTCGCGATCCGCTCGGCCACCAAAGTAACGGACAAGATTTTGGCGAACGCGCCAAACCTGAAGGTTATCGGGCGTGCCGGGATCGGGACGGATAACATCGACAAGGACGCCGCCTCTAAACAGGGGGTGATCGTTATGAACACGCCCTTCGGCAACATGATCACCACAGCCGAACACGCCATCGCAATGATGTTTGCCGTAGCACGACAGATCCCCGAAGCCTCTACATCGACCCATGCTGGCAAATGGGAAAAATCCAAATTTATGGGCGTCGAGCTGACGGGCAAGACGCTTGGCGTGATCGGTGCCGGCAATATTGGTGGGATCGTTTGCGACCGAGCGCGCGGCCTCAAGATGAAGGTGGTTGCCTATGATCCCTTCCTTGGCGATGAAAAAGCTCAGAAGATGGGTGTCGAAAAGGTCGAGCTGGAAGAACTACTGGCGCGGGCTGACTTCATCACATTGCACGTGCCCTTCACCGAGCAGACCGCCAATATCCTCAGCCGCGAAAATCTAGCCAAAACCAAAAAAGGCGTGCGCGTGATCAACTGTGCCCGTGGTGGATTGGTTGACGAAGAAGCATTGGCAGAGCTGCTGGCGTCGGGCCATGTGGCCGGTGCTGCCTTTGACGTTTTTGCCAAAGAGCCCGCTACTGAAAACCCACTTTTCAATCTGCCGAACGTCGTCTGCACGCCGCATCTTGGTGCCGCAACCACAGAGGCCCAGGAAAACGTCGCTCTTCAGGTTGCTGAGCAGATGTCAGATTATTTGCTCACAGGTGCCGTGAGCAATGCGCTGAACATGCCGTCGGTGACTGCCGAAGAGGCCGCGGTGATGGGCCCGTGGATTAAACTGGCCGGACATCTGGGTGCATTTATTGGCCAGATGACCGACGAGCCAATCAAGGCGATCAACATTCTTTATGATGGGGCCGTGGCAGAAATGAACTTGGCGGCGCTCAACTGTAGCGTTGTTGCCGGCATCATGAAGCGGGCAAATCCAGATGTGAATATGGTCAGTGCACCCGTTGTTGCCCGCGAAAAAGGCATTCAGATCAGCACGACAAACCAAGACAAATCTGGCGTCTTTGACGGGTATATTAAGGTAACGGTTGTCACCGACAAGCGCGAGCGTTCGGTCGCGGGGACCGTGTTCTCGGACGGCAAGCCACGGTTCATCCAGATCAAAGGCATCCAGGTTGACGCAGAAATTGGCGCTCATATGCTTTATACCACTAACGAAGACATTCCCGGTATCATCGGTATGCTTGGCCAAACTATGGGCGAAAATGGCGTGAACATCGCCAACTTTACTCTTGGTCGTGCTGGCGTGCAGGGCGAAGCGATTGCCCTACTTTATGTAGACGAAGCCGTCCCAGCCCCGGTGATCAAAAAGCTTCAAGACACGGGCATGTTCACACAGGTCAAACCGCTCCAGTTTGAACTGGCATAGGCGTCCTCGCCTGTTACATCTTGCAGCGCGGCCTTCGGGTGGCGCTGTTTGCCTATAAGGACTGCACATCATGACCAACGCTATCTATGCCATCGGTGATATCCACGGCCAACTTTCGCAGTTGGAGCGGGTGCTAGGGCTGATTGAAAAAGACGGCGGCAGGGATGCTCAGATCGTTTTCTTGGGCGACTACACCGATCGCGGCCCCAAAAGCCGCGACGTGCTGGATGTGTTGATCGAAGGGAGAGATGCTCAGCGGAATTGGACCTTTTTGAAGGGTAACCACGACCGTATGTTTGAGTGGTTTCTTGAAAGCCCGCTGCGCCATGACCCTTTCTTGATGGTTGAGCTTTATTGGCTGCATCCCCGGCTTGGCGGCGACACGACGCTCGTGTCTTACGGTGTTGATGCTAGCGGACGGAGACGTGAAAAAGATGTGCACCGCGACAGCCTTGAAGCGATCCCAAAAAAACACATCGCCTTTCTGAATGAGTTGAAGCTTAGCCATGCCGTCGAGGATTTGATGTTCGTTCATGCGGGCATTCGTCCCGACGTCGCTTTAGATGCTCAAATCGAGGAAGACTTGCTTTGGATCCGACAAGAATTTCATGACCACTTGGGTTCTCACCCCAAGCTGATTATCCATGGCCACACGCCCGTTGACGCAGCTACGCACTATGGCAACCGGGTAAATCTGGACACAGGGGCGGGGTACGGAAAACCGCTGACAGCCGCAGTCTTCGAGGGCGGCCAGTGCTGGCAGCTTACGGATCGCGGTCGGGTTTTGCTTGATCAGGAAGCCCAATAGGGCGCAGCCACCACGCGAGCCAAACCAAGGCCCAAAATAGTGCGCCCAAGCCATGCGCAGATAGTGTTCCTGGCCCGGTGAACGTCACAATCCCCAATAGAGCATCCAACGTCGGTGGCGCACCAATCACGATCTGCGCTGGCAACCCATCGAAAATCATTTGGTAGTAGGCGTAGTAAGCTTGCGGCGAGACCCATGCAAAGAGCGAAAATAAAAGTGTCGCAGTGGCGAGCCGAACAGTCCCACGCTTCTTGCGCATTACTGCGATCGCAATCCCCAAAACGAGTAGGATCAAAACTGCTGTAAGGGTAAGCAGCCCCATTCTTTGTGCGAGGCTTAGCGTGTAAAATGAGTCTTCTGCATACATCCCGCAATCTTGGCGCTATTTGGGTTCTACCGCCAGCGGTTCCGACAAAAACCGTTCTGCAAAGCCGCCTACTCTGACACCATTCAGCTGTGGCACGGATATTGCCTGTGCGGGCCCCAGATCAGTTCGGTTAAAGGAAGTACGTTGAGCTCGAATTGGTACGGATTTCAGGAGCTGGGACCTATGGCGTAGATCCATCCTTGATGGTCAGGCTGAGGTCCAATCCAAAACCACTTTGCCTGACTGGCCTGATTTCATCGCCGCAAAGCCCTGCTCGAATTCATCCACTCCAAAACGGTGGGTTATGATCTTGGACACGTCCAACCCGTTCTCAAGCATGGCAATCATCTTGTACCAAGTCTCAAATATCTCGCGGCCATAGACACCCTTTATGGTAATCGCTTTGAAAACAATGCGGCTCCAGTCGACAGGGGACTTGCCGGGGGGAATGCCAAGCATCGCGATCCGACCCCCCATCGTCATCGCCTCGACCATCTGATCAAGCGCCTGCTGATTGCCTGACATCTCAAGGCCCACGTCAAAGCCCTGCTTCATTTTCAGACGTGGAATGACATCTGATAATTCTTCTTCAGCGACATTAACGGTGATCACATCAGCAACCCGTGCAGCCAGTGCAAGGCGGTCAGGATTTACATCCGTTATCACCACATGCCGCGCGCCCACATGTCGGGCAACTGCTGCTGCCATTATGCCGATGGGCCCAGCGCCAGTAATCAGCACATCCTCGCCCACAAGATCAAAGCTCAGTGCAGTGTGAACAGCATTGCCAAGCGGATCCAGGATCGCCCCAATGTCATCGGAAATCTCGTCGGGCAAAGGCACGACGTTGAAAGCTGGCAGGCGGAGGTACTGCGCAAAAGCCCCCTGCTCGTTCACGCCAATACCCCGCGTCGCAGGATCGAGGTGGAACTTACCCGCCCGGCTTTGCCGTGAGTTTTTGCCAATCAAATGACCTTCCCCAGAACAACGCTGACCTAGGCTTAGATCTTTGACGTTTGCGCCCAATTCAACAATCTCACCAGCAAATTCGTGACCAGTAATCAGGGGAACTGGGACAGTCTTCTCAGCCCATTCATCCCAATTCCATATGTGAATGTCGGTGCCACAAATGCCCGTTTTGTTGATCTTGATCAGCACATCATCCGGGCCAATTTCGGGCACTGGTGCATGGGTCATCCACAAGCCTTCTTTGGCGTGCAACTTAGCCAGTGCTTTCATTTCATTGCTCATGACACGACCCCGCACGCGCGACCCGCTACGCCGAAGGCATCCAGCGCGCGATCCAGTTCTTCTCGGGTCAATGCGGCGTTCATCTGGGTCCTAATCCGCGCCTGACCCCGTGGGACAACTGGGAAAAAGAAACCTGAGACATAGACGCCTTCGTCGAACAAGCGGGCGGCCATGTCCTGCGCCAATTGCGCTTCGCCTAACATGACAGGCACAATTGGATGCTCGCCCGGTAACAAATTGAAGCCCAACGCCTGCAAGCCACTGCGCCAATACCGGGTGTTCTCAAAAAGCCTCTCGCGCAGGGCATCGCCCTGCTCAACCAGTTCCAGCGCTTTGATACCCGCCATGACGATGGAGGGCGGGAGTGAATTCGAAAACAGATAGGGCCGCGCACGTTGGCGCAAAAGATCAATCACGGGCTGCGGTCCAGCAATATAACCGCCGATCGCGCCGCCCAGCGCTTTGCCCAAAGTGCCGGTAAGGATATCCACCTCAACCCCGTTGTGAGCTGGTGTACCTGCGCCCTTGGGACCCATAAAACCGGTGGCGTGGCAGTCATCGACCATAACCATCGCATCGTATTTCTTTGCCAGCGCCGTGATTTCCGGCAGCTTGGCCAAATATCCGTCCATCGAAAACACGCCATCGGTCGCGATCATGATGAACCGCGCACCGCCCTCCCGTGCGTTCTTTAATTGGCCTTCAAGGTCGGTCATATCGCTGTTTGCGTAGCGAAAGCGTTTGGCTTTGCACAAACGAATGCCATCAATGATTGATGCATGGTTCAAGGCGTCTGAAACAATTGCATCCTCGGGCCCTAACAGCGGCTCAAACAACCCAGCGTTGGCGTCAAAACACGCTGCAAAGAGGATGCTATCGTCCTTGCCCAGGAATGCCGCCAGCCTTTGCTCAAGTGTTCGGTGAATATCTTGGGTGCCGCAGATGAAGCGGACTGATGCCATACCGAAGCCTCTAGGATCCATCGCATCTTTTGCGGCCGCGATCAGCTCGGGATGGTCGGCAAGCCCAAGGTAGTTGTTCGCGCATAGATTTATGACCGAACGGCCTCCCACTGTGACCTCGCCACCTTGAGGGGAGGTGATGAGGCGTTCGCGTTTCATCATGCCCTCCGCATCAATTTGAGCCAAGGTATCGGTGATATGGCTGAGATAGGCTTGTGTCATGTGAACGCTCCCTTTCGGAGAGAGCTACCATAGCTTAGGTGATTCCGGAATGAGAAATTTCCATCATCACGGAATGTTTCCACTATACGGGAAGTTCAGCAGAAACTAGGCGTCCTGCACCACAAGAAACGCGCGGACCGGGCCATCAACCGCTGCGATAGAATGCGCAACATCTGCGGCATAGCGGGCTGTATCCCCTGCCGTGACGCGGCTGGTCGCATCCGCACTGGTCACATCGACGGTGCCTTCGACGATACTGAGATGCTCGCGTGCGCCGCGCGTATGCGGTTTACTCTCAAGCTTCCCGCCTTGGGCGATCAGCAACTCATAGACCTCATGCTTACCTGCTTCTTCTGGTGGCGACAGAATGCGGATGCGGCAACCAGACCCAAGATTGTCGATGGATGGCACATCAGCCGCGCGGAGCGTTTCAATCTGTGCCAAGCCCGATGCGCCATCAAGCAGACCTGCAAAGTCGACCTGCAAAGCTCGGGTCAAGTTCCACAGCGTCGCGATTGTTGGACTGGATTCGCCGCGCTCAATCTGACTGACCATGGAGCGGCTGACCCCAGACAGCTTTGCCACCCCATCGAGCGACAGACCTTGTGTGCGCCGTGCTTCTTTGAGCCGCGCAGGGAGTTGAGTCAGGATAGTGTCGGGATTTTCCGTCATACCGGATATGTGCCGTTTGGTATTGGCTACGTCAAGGTTACGACACGTTGCTGCTGACAAACCCGCCCGAGAGCGACATAGTTCTGTGAAACATAGAATGGAAAATATCATGACCCAAGAGATCGTCATCCTCAGCGGCGCGCGTACTGCCATCGGCACCTTTGGCGGCGCTTTGGCAGGCACGACACCAACGGCGCTCGGCGCAACCGTAGCCAAAGCAGCGCTCAGCCGCGCCGACGTCGATCCGGCCCAGATCGGTCATGTGGTTTTCGGCCATGTCATTAATACTGAGCCACGCGACATGTATCTGTCCCGTGTTGCTGCGATGGATGCCGGGATTCCGGAAACGGTGCCTGCAATGAACGTGAACCGCCTTTGTGGGTCGGGGGTGCAGGCGATTGTCTCGGCGATGCAATCATTGATGCTGGGTGATGCTTCCTTTGCCCTTGCAGGCGGTGCGGAAAATATGAGCCGATCGCCGTTCATTCTTCCCGCTGCCCGCTGGGGTCAGAAGATGGGCGATGTCAAGACGATGGACATGATGCTAGGCGCGCTGAACTGCCCATTCGGAACGGGACATATGGGCGTGACCGCTGAGAACGTAGCGGATGAACATGACATTAGCCGCGCGGACCAGGATGCTTTTGCACTGCAAAGCCAAGAACGCGCCGCGGCTGCTATCCAAGCCGGGCATTTCACAGATCAAATCGTTCCAATTGAGGTGCGCAAAGGACGCGATACCGTAGCCTTTGAAGTTGATGAGCACCCTAAGGCAACAACGCTCGACGTTCTGGGGGGCCTGCGCCCTGTCTTTCGCAAGGAGGGCCGCGTGACAGCCGGAAACGCCAGCGGCATTAATGATGGCGCTGCTGCACTTGTTTTGGCGACGGCAGAGGCGGCCCATGCATCGGGGCTGAGGCCGCGTGCACGTATCCTAGGGTATGCCCATGCAGGGGTACGCCCCGAGGTCATGGGAATTGGTCCTGTGCCAGCAGTGAAACAGCTGCTGGAAAAGACCGGGCTGAGCATTGCAGATTTCGACGTGATCGAGAGCAATGAGGCATTTGCCAGCCAAGCTTTGGCTGTCAGCAAAGAGCTTGCCCTTGATCCTGCGCGGGTCAATCCGAATGGAGGCGCTATCGCGCTTGGACACCCCGTTGGGGCAACAGGCGCGATCATCACCATAAAGGCGCTTTGTGAATTGGAGCGGATTGGAGGACGTCGCGGGTTGATCACGATGTGCATCGGCGGTGGTCAGGGCATTGCCTTGGCGATCGAGTTGATTGGGTAGTTTACCGCGGCCTTCTTGCTGCAAAATCAATACGAAACCTTGGGGGTTTTATACCCCCAAGGCCCACACAACAGTCATGTCAAAAACTGAATGAAGTCAGCCCAGCGCGGTGAAAATTGCATTGGCCCCTAAGGCGATTGCTGCACCGGAGATCGCAGCTGCAGCGATCCAGCGTTTAAAGCCGCGCTTTGGTTCGGGTGTCACATTTTGCTGACGAATAAGCGCGTCTTCGACCAACGCAGGCAAACGTGGGCCAAAGCGCGCCAACACGCGGGCGGTCGCGGTGAGGTCAGAGAGAACGGCGCGAGGGCCGATCGATTTGGTGATATAATCCGTCACCACGGGGCTCGCGACTTGCCAGATGTTCATGTTTGGGTTCAAGGACCGTGCCACCCCTTCGACCACAACCATCGTGCGCTGTAACAAGATCAACTCTGTGCGGGTTTCCATGCCGAAACGTTCGGTCACTTCAAACAGGTAGCTAAGCAGCCTAGCCATCGAGATGTGCGATGCATCCATGCCAAAGATCGGCTCGCCGACGGCGCGCAACGCGCGGGCGAATTCATCCACGTCCTTATCGGCGGGGACATATCCCGCCTCAAAATGCACTTTAGCGACGCGTTTGTAATCTTTACGGATGAACCCATAAAGGATCTCGGCGTAGACTCGTCGGGTGTACTCATCGATGTGACCCATGATGCCAAAATCATACGCAATGATGTCGCCATTTGGGGCGACCTTGAGGTTGCCTTGGTGCATATCGCCGTGGAAATATCCGTCGCGCAGAGCATGCTGTAGGAAAAGTTGCAGGATCCGTTCGGACAGCTCAACGCGGTCATGACCCGCAGCATCAATCGCCGCATTGTCACCCATTGGCACGCCATCGGCCCATTCCAGCGTCATCACACGGCGGGCGGAATGTTCCCACTTGATGGCAGGCAGTTGGAAGCCGGGGTCGTCTTTGGTGTTGGCGGCATATTCAGACGCGGCAGAGGATTCCAGCCGAAGGTCAAGCTCCCCCCTGACAACACCATCAAAATGCTCAATCACTTCCATCGGGCGCAGGCGTCGCGAGCCCGGCGAGAAAAGCTCAACCATGCGCGCGCAGAGATAAAAGGCATCAACATCCTTGCGAAATGCCTTTTCGATACCCGGGCGCAGAACTTTGACAGCGACCTCTTCGCCATTGCTGACCATTCGCGCCTTGTGAACCTGTGCGATAGATGCGGCGGCGACGGAATCGCTGAATTCAGAGAACATCGCGTCCAGCGGCATACCGAGCTCTTTTTCCACTTCAGCCTTGGCGACGTCGGTTGGGAAGGGCGGTAATTTGTCTTGGAGCACCCGCAATTGGACGGCAAGTTCATCACCAACAACATCAGGGCGGGTCGACAGCACTTGGCCAAATTTGATGTAGGCTGGACCCAGAGCCGTGAGCGCACGGGTGGCGGGGGGCATGGACGGATCGCCCTTGTAGCCGAGAAACTTGAACGGCAGGCCCAGCGCCCGCGCGACAAAGCGCAGGGCCGGCGTTGCATCGAATGCGTCGAGCACGACGTTCATGGCACCCGTGCGTTCAAACGTGGCGCCAGTGCGGATAAGTCGCCAAATGTTGTGAGGGCCGCGCACGCTAGATCTTCCAGCCGGAGTGGAGCGCTGCGACGCCCATCGTCAGATTGCGGTACTTGGCGTTATCAAATCCAGCCTCCCGCACCATCCCAAGGAACGTTTCCTGATCGGGAAAGTTACGAATCGATTCGACCAGATACTGATAACTGTCGCGGTCATTGGCGATCATCTGACCCATCCGTGGAATTACGTTAAAGCTGTAAAGATCATACGCTTTTTGCATCCCAGCGTTTGGGAGCTGACTGAATTCAAGCACCATAAGGCGGCCACCGGGGCGCAAAACGCGGTAAGCTTCGTTCAGCGCTTCTTGGGGGCGTGTGACGTTACGAATGCCAAAGCTGATTGTGTAAACGTCAAAGCTGTTATCCTCGAAAGGCAGCGCCATTGCGTCACCAACGATCCAGTCAAGACTGCCTTCAAGCTGCGCGGCCTCGGCGCGTTTGCGGCCTTCGATCAACATGGATTCGGTCAAATCCAACACAGTGGCATGGCCCGATCCGGCGCGTTTGAGGAATTTGAACGACACATCGCCAGTGCCGCCTGCGACATCCAGAAGCTTTTGCCCAGCACGCGGGGCCAGCCAATCCATCATCGCTTCTTTCCAGACGCGGTGGATGCCCATGCTCATAACATCGTTCATGATGTCATATTTATTGGCCACGTCGGTAAAGAGATTGCGGACTTTGCCTGCTTTCTCCCCTTCCGGGATTGTCTGCGCGCCGAAATGGGTTGTCTTGTCGGTCATGTCCGATTTCCGGATATTGTTGAGCATAAGGTTGCCATAGCGGGGATATAGCCTCAGATAGCCAGATACAAACCGCCATTTGACGCAGGACACAGACATTGCCCGAACTGCCCGAAGTTGAAACCGTTCGCCGAGGCCTTGCGCCCGTCATGGAAGGCGTTGTGATTGAGCGGGCGGACGTCAATCGCCCCGATCTGCGATGGCCCTTTCCAACGAACATGGCAGAGCGCCTGTCGGGACAAAAGGTCGAGCTTTTGCGGCGCCGCTCCAAGTATCTTTTGGCGGATTTAAGCAGTGGCGAGACGCTGCTGGTGCATTTGGGTATGTCCGGTCGAATGCTAGTGTCTGGCGATCCACTGGGACGTTTTGTGCATGAACACCCCCCAGCGGAAAAGCATGACCATGTTGTTTTTCACATGCAAAACGGTACGCGGATTACATTTAACGACCCACGCCGTTTTGGCGCGATGGACTTGATGGCAACGGAGGCAGGTGCAACCCATAAGCTTCTGGCGGTTTTGGGACCGGAGCCATTGGGCAATGATTTTCATGAAAAGCACCTGATCGACGCGCTCAAGGGGCGCAATATGCCAATCAAATCGGCCCTGCTGGATCAGCGAATCGTCGCGGGATTGGGCAACATCTACGTTTGCGAGGCGCTGTTTCGAGCGGGGATCAGCCCAGCGCGCAAGGCTGGGCAAATTTCTGCGCAGCGGATTGGGGCGTTGGTGCCGATCATCCGCGACGTCCTATCAGCGGCGATCGAGGCGGGCGGCTCTTCGTTACGAGATTTTCGCCAAGCAGATGGAGAACTTGGGTATTTTCAGCACTCTTTTGATGTCTACGGACGCGAAAACGAACCCTGCAGAACCGTGGGTTGTACTGCGCATATCAGTCGCATGGTACAATCAGGCCGCTCCTCTTTCTACTGTGCGTCATGTCAAAGATAGCTTGAACAGCAGCGAGCCCGTGATAGTTACGGTCGTCTGAGCGCAACAATCGAAGGCTTTGCATATGGCTTATGAAACGATCATCGTAAATGTGGACAGCCATGTGGCACTGATCACGCTGAACCGGCCTGACGCGCTGAATGCGCTCAACGATCAGTTGATGAAGGAGCTAGCAAGCGCGCTGAAATCAGCACAGGAAAACGATAAAGTACGTTGCATTGTCATCACCGGATCGGAAAAGGCATTTGCTGCCGGGGCCGATATCGCAATGATGCGCGACAAGACATTTGTAGAAGCATTTAGCGGCGATCTGTTCACACCTGAGACGGAACAAATCATGCGGGTGCGCAAGCCAATCATCGCGGCCGTTTCTGGATATGCGTTGGGCGGTGGATGCGAATTGGCGATGATGTGTGATTTTATCATCTGCTCTGAGACAGCTAAATTTGGCCAGCCCGAGATTAACCTTGGCGTGGTGGCCGGCATTGGTGGAACCCAGCGTTTGACGCGGATCGTGGGTAAATCCAAGGCAATGGACATGAACTTGACTGGCCGCTTTATGGATTCCGCCGAAGCGGAACGCTCAGGCCTTGCCTCGCGCGTGGTACCCGTCAAAAAACTGATGGAAGAGGCGATGGGTGCGGCACATAAGATTGCTGAGAAATCGATGATCTCGGTGATGGTGGTTAAGGAATCTGTGAACCGCGCCTATGAAGTACCTCTGCGCGAGGGGCTATTGTTTGAGCGGCGGATGTTCCACTCGCTCTTTGCTACCGAGGATCAGTCCGAGGGCATGTCTGCCTTCCTCGAAAAGCGCGAAGCGCAGTTTCGGGACAAATAATCTGCCAATGAAACAGCTGGGCGGGGAGGTAAGATGCAGATTCTGGCCCGGCACCGCGACCTCAGCGGCGCGATGCACCTCCTAGGCTTTACAACCAACTGAAAATGCGGCTATAGCCCGCTTCAATACATGCGCGTGCAGCCCGCTCTGGCTAGAATCACCTGTCGGCAATAGTCCGCAGTAGGCTTGGCGTTGCGCTAATATATAGACACACAACCAAGACACGAAGGTAGAATTCTCATGGCAAACACACCACAGGCGAAAAAACGGGCCCGTCAAAACGAAAAACGTTTTGCTATCAACAAGGCACGCCGTTCGCGCATCCGTACATACCTGCGCAATGTTGAAGAGGCGATCGCCTCTGGTGACAAAGACGCAGCTGCTGCTGCGCTGCTCGCGGCTCAGCCCGAACTGATGCGAGGTGTCACAAAAGGCGTCTTCCACAAGAATACAGCGTCGCGGAAAATGTCGCGCCTGTCTTCACGGGTTAAATCGCTCGGTTAATCCGGCTAACAGACTGATATTCAAGGCACCGCTCCGGCGGTGCCTTTTTTGTTCGTGTGACATACTTGCAGAGCTTCATAGATTCTTTTCGCGCAATCACCGAGTCAACAATGAAGATATGTTGAAACCAACATCAAACGCTTGTTACCAAGTCCATGCGATTCACGTCGCTGGGGGGACAGGCTTTGGGGCAGGGCGGTATGTGCTAGCATATCAACTCTGAACTCAAAGGCTCGGACGAAGGCCTATCTAAAGGGCTACCGTCCGCATTGCGGATGCTGCTGCCGGCACATTTGCCCTGTCGAATTAGTCGAACGGTGGTGTTCGGTATGGTCTGGGCTT
It encodes the following:
- a CDS encoding phosphoserine transaminase, which encodes MAMTTPGTRPANPRFSSGPCAKPPTYDLAKLSGAPLGRSHRAAPGKAKLLEAIEATREVLGIPADYRIGIVPASDTGAFEMAMWSLLGERPAQMVAWESFGAGWVTDVVKQLKIDATTHTAEYGEIVDMAALNYDNDVCFTWNGTTSGVRMPHGDMISIDRAGLTLCDATSAAFAMDLPWDKLDATTFSWQKVLGGEAAHGVLVLSPRAVERLESYTPAWPMPKIFRLTKGGKLIEGIFRGETINTPSMLCVEDYLFALDWAKSVGGLEGMIARADANASAITEFVNEHNWIEFLAVDPATRSNTSVCLKFNDDRIVDGGAFAKAVAKRLADEDVALDIGAYRDAPAGLRIWCGGTVETADIDAMLPWLAWAFEAEINA
- the serA gene encoding phosphoglycerate dehydrogenase, with product MAPKVLISDKLSAAAVQIFKDRGIDVDFQPDLGKDKDKLAAIIGNYDGLAIRSATKVTDKILANAPNLKVIGRAGIGTDNIDKDAASKQGVIVMNTPFGNMITTAEHAIAMMFAVARQIPEASTSTHAGKWEKSKFMGVELTGKTLGVIGAGNIGGIVCDRARGLKMKVVAYDPFLGDEKAQKMGVEKVELEELLARADFITLHVPFTEQTANILSRENLAKTKKGVRVINCARGGLVDEEALAELLASGHVAGAAFDVFAKEPATENPLFNLPNVVCTPHLGAATTEAQENVALQVAEQMSDYLLTGAVSNALNMPSVTAEEAAVMGPWIKLAGHLGAFIGQMTDEPIKAINILYDGAVAEMNLAALNCSVVAGIMKRANPDVNMVSAPVVAREKGIQISTTNQDKSGVFDGYIKVTVVTDKRERSVAGTVFSDGKPRFIQIKGIQVDAEIGAHMLYTTNEDIPGIIGMLGQTMGENGVNIANFTLGRAGVQGEAIALLYVDEAVPAPVIKKLQDTGMFTQVKPLQFELA
- a CDS encoding metallophosphoesterase family protein, producing the protein MTNAIYAIGDIHGQLSQLERVLGLIEKDGGRDAQIVFLGDYTDRGPKSRDVLDVLIEGRDAQRNWTFLKGNHDRMFEWFLESPLRHDPFLMVELYWLHPRLGGDTTLVSYGVDASGRRREKDVHRDSLEAIPKKHIAFLNELKLSHAVEDLMFVHAGIRPDVALDAQIEEDLLWIRQEFHDHLGSHPKLIIHGHTPVDAATHYGNRVNLDTGAGYGKPLTAAVFEGGQCWQLTDRGRVLLDQEAQ
- the tdh gene encoding L-threonine 3-dehydrogenase, whose product is MSNEMKALAKLHAKEGLWMTHAPVPEIGPDDVLIKINKTGICGTDIHIWNWDEWAEKTVPVPLITGHEFAGEIVELGANVKDLSLGQRCSGEGHLIGKNSRQSRAGKFHLDPATRGIGVNEQGAFAQYLRLPAFNVVPLPDEISDDIGAILDPLGNAVHTALSFDLVGEDVLITGAGPIGIMAAAVARHVGARHVVITDVNPDRLALAARVADVITVNVAEEELSDVIPRLKMKQGFDVGLEMSGNQQALDQMVEAMTMGGRIAMLGIPPGKSPVDWSRIVFKAITIKGVYGREIFETWYKMIAMLENGLDVSKIITHRFGVDEFEQGFAAMKSGQSGKVVLDWTSA
- a CDS encoding glycine C-acetyltransferase, producing MTQAYLSHITDTLAQIDAEGMMKRERLITSPQGGEVTVGGRSVINLCANNYLGLADHPELIAAAKDAMDPRGFGMASVRFICGTQDIHRTLEQRLAAFLGKDDSILFAACFDANAGLFEPLLGPEDAIVSDALNHASIIDGIRLCKAKRFRYANSDMTDLEGQLKNAREGGARFIMIATDGVFSMDGYLAKLPEITALAKKYDAMVMVDDCHATGFMGPKGAGTPAHNGVEVDILTGTLGKALGGAIGGYIAGPQPVIDLLRQRARPYLFSNSLPPSIVMAGIKALELVEQGDALRERLFENTRYWRSGLQALGFNLLPGEHPIVPVMLGEAQLAQDMAARLFDEGVYVSGFFFPVVPRGQARIRTQMNAALTREELDRALDAFGVAGRACGVVS
- a CDS encoding helix-turn-helix domain-containing protein; amino-acid sequence: MTENPDTILTQLPARLKEARRTQGLSLDGVAKLSGVSRSMVSQIERGESSPTIATLWNLTRALQVDFAGLLDGASGLAQIETLRAADVPSIDNLGSGCRIRILSPPEEAGKHEVYELLIAQGGKLESKPHTRGAREHLSIVEGTVDVTSADATSRVTAGDTARYAADVAHSIAAVDGPVRAFLVVQDA